The following are encoded together in the Vibrio zhugei genome:
- a CDS encoding PTS transporter subunit EIIC, giving the protein MKGFFSKLSQSIMLPIALLPAAGIMLGIGGSFTNAQMVDAYNIEILQPGTVLNSFLQVMTAAGDIVFANLPVMFALAIAIGFAKTEKGAAALAALISYLVMNVAIAKTLIVGGMLDASTNTVVLMGDHYSGILANILGINNTLSMGVFGGLISGAITVVLHNRYHDAKLPDYLGFFGGARYVPIISAFAALFYGIVLTFIWPFFGAAFGAIGMALGELRASGMGYIASFIFGIVERSLIPVGLHHVFYLPLWQTEIGGTANIAGEVVKGTQNIFFASLASGDFSQFSSTNFMTGKFPFMMFGLPAAAYAMYTLVDPENRKAAGGLLFSVALTAFLTGITEPIEFTFLFLSPALYYFIHVPLAGISFLLMDVLGVKVGMTFSGGFIDFSLFGVLPGLTGVDNHWYYIPIVGVAYAFIYFFLFRWYIVKFDVKTPGRKGSAVAVVSKQEYRDAKASGANGGDGKADQMIEALGGQDNIVDVDACITRLRITVKDANLVKENDYWTTQLGARGLVKVGDTGIQAIYGAQAATYKAQINAKLGR; this is encoded by the coding sequence ATGAAAGGTTTCTTTAGCAAACTTTCTCAATCTATTATGCTACCGATAGCTTTGCTTCCAGCTGCCGGTATCATGCTAGGGATTGGTGGTAGTTTTACCAACGCACAAATGGTAGACGCCTACAACATCGAAATTCTACAACCGGGAACGGTTCTGAATAGCTTCCTACAAGTTATGACAGCCGCGGGTGATATCGTATTCGCGAACTTGCCTGTCATGTTTGCACTGGCTATCGCGATTGGTTTTGCCAAGACAGAAAAAGGGGCTGCAGCATTAGCCGCGCTGATTTCTTACTTGGTTATGAACGTTGCGATTGCCAAAACATTGATCGTGGGCGGCATGTTAGATGCTAGCACCAATACGGTTGTGTTAATGGGCGATCACTACTCAGGTATCCTTGCTAATATTTTAGGTATTAACAATACTCTGAGCATGGGGGTATTCGGCGGTCTGATTTCTGGTGCCATTACGGTTGTTTTGCATAACCGTTACCACGACGCCAAACTTCCAGATTACCTGGGCTTCTTTGGTGGCGCACGTTACGTTCCTATTATCAGTGCTTTTGCAGCTTTGTTCTACGGCATCGTTCTTACGTTTATTTGGCCATTTTTTGGTGCTGCCTTTGGTGCAATCGGTATGGCGCTGGGTGAACTTCGCGCGTCTGGTATGGGTTACATCGCATCGTTTATCTTCGGTATCGTTGAACGTTCATTGATTCCTGTTGGTCTTCACCATGTATTCTATTTGCCACTATGGCAAACTGAAATCGGCGGTACAGCTAATATCGCAGGTGAAGTGGTGAAGGGTACACAGAACATCTTCTTTGCTTCTCTAGCAAGTGGTGACTTCTCGCAATTCTCATCAACTAACTTCATGACAGGTAAATTCCCATTCATGATGTTTGGTCTGCCAGCCGCCGCGTACGCTATGTACACATTGGTTGACCCAGAAAATCGTAAAGCGGCAGGTGGTTTGCTATTCTCTGTTGCTCTAACTGCGTTCTTGACAGGTATTACAGAACCGATTGAATTTACGTTCTTGTTCCTATCTCCAGCACTTTACTACTTCATCCACGTGCCATTGGCAGGTATTTCTTTCCTACTGATGGACGTTCTCGGTGTTAAAGTCGGTATGACATTCTCTGGTGGCTTCATTGACTTCTCACTCTTCGGTGTGCTTCCAGGTCTAACTGGTGTTGATAACCACTGGTACTACATCCCAATCGTGGGTGTGGCTTACGCATTCATCTACTTCTTCTTGTTCCGTTGGTACATTGTGAAGTTTGATGTGAAAACACCAGGTCGTAAAGGCAGCGCAGTAGCGGTGGTTTCTAAACAAGAATACCGTGACGCGAAAGCAAGTGGCGCGAATGGCGGAGACGGCAAAGCGGATCAAATGATCGAAGCACTAGGTGGTCAAGACAACATTGTTGATGTCGACGCGTGTATTACTCGTCTACGTATCACAGTGAAAGATGCAAACCTAGTTAAAGAAAACGATTACTGGACCACTCAGCTTGGTGCTCGTGGGTTAGTCAAAGTGGGTGATACCGGTATCCAAGCGATTTACGGTGCTCAAGCGGCGACGTATAAAGCGCAAATTAACGCTAAATTAGGTCGCTAA
- a CDS encoding RDD family protein yields MSVKEKFKRTGAFVIDFSIAKMFAQVLIGGVYYAIMGISLRHPTTGLISLNSDAALPILLALSVLILILFIGIYLGYHWVCYRFLGNSLARFFMHVTVVSRVDGKPLDKRTYFEREFYKISLCIGTVGLYALYSGAQYYSAGHAPYHDNRCSARVEVA; encoded by the coding sequence ATGAGCGTTAAGGAAAAATTTAAGCGCACTGGAGCATTCGTGATTGATTTTTCAATTGCTAAAATGTTTGCTCAAGTTCTCATCGGTGGCGTGTACTACGCCATCATGGGAATCAGTTTAAGACATCCGACAACGGGATTGATTTCATTAAACAGCGATGCAGCATTGCCAATACTATTGGCCTTAAGTGTGCTTATATTAATCCTCTTTATTGGTATTTATCTTGGCTATCATTGGGTGTGTTATCGTTTTCTTGGTAACTCGTTGGCTCGCTTCTTTATGCATGTCACAGTGGTATCAAGAGTGGATGGTAAACCCTTAGATAAACGCACGTATTTTGAGCGTGAGTTTTATAAAATCAGTTTGTGCATCGGCACTGTCGGACTTTATGCTCTGTACAGTGGCGCGCAATATTATTCGGCAGGCCATGCGCCTTACCACGATAATCGTTGCTCTGCACGAGTTGAGGTCGCTTAG
- a CDS encoding MetS family NSS transporter small subunit, producing the protein MTTGAIIMMIIGLGITWGGAGFCIRQAMKN; encoded by the coding sequence ATGACAACAGGTGCCATTATCATGATGATCATCGGGCTTGGTATTACTTGGGGTGGTGCAGGATTCTGTATCCGCCAAGCAATGAAAAACTAA
- a CDS encoding sodium-dependent transporter — protein MKREQWGSRTGFILAAVGSAVGLGNIWRFPYMAYENGGGAFFIPYLFAMLTAGIPFMILEFSMGQRHRGSAPKTLSIIHKKFEWLGWFQVGVAAVIAIYYVAVIGWAISYFGLSFTQGWGADTNTYFFSDYLKLGDNSPTNLGSIQWGIALAMTIAWGITYAAVAGGVKSGIERASKIMMPILFLMVIGLIARMITLPGALEGVTYLFKPDFSKIWDLQVWAAAYGQIFFTLSIGFAIMLAYSSYLPEKSDISNNAFITVLLNCGFSILAGIMIFSVLGYMASAQGKGITDVVSSGVGLAFVTIPEAINLLPIPYILGPLFFFALVIAGLSSHISLVEAVTSSIIDKLGCSRRKAANCVVGIGFVISMAYATNGGLLLLDLVDHFANNIGILASCLVELVLMAWLMKISHSRDYANKQSDFHIAVWFDICLKFISPAMLIIILTDKVDTLVTDGYGGYNLTLGWVMIGLLLVAGIIINLNSKQSAQGVNA, from the coding sequence ATGAAGCGAGAACAATGGGGCTCACGCACTGGATTTATTCTAGCTGCAGTTGGGTCTGCCGTCGGATTAGGGAATATCTGGCGCTTCCCCTATATGGCGTATGAAAACGGCGGTGGTGCGTTTTTTATTCCTTACCTATTTGCCATGCTAACCGCAGGCATTCCATTTATGATCCTTGAATTTAGTATGGGTCAACGCCATCGTGGCAGCGCTCCGAAGACACTATCCATTATTCATAAAAAATTTGAGTGGCTCGGTTGGTTCCAAGTAGGCGTCGCCGCTGTTATTGCGATCTATTACGTTGCTGTTATTGGCTGGGCCATCTCCTACTTCGGATTATCTTTTACGCAAGGTTGGGGAGCCGATACCAATACGTACTTTTTCTCGGATTATCTCAAGTTAGGAGATAACTCACCAACGAATCTAGGCAGTATTCAGTGGGGTATTGCCCTTGCGATGACCATTGCTTGGGGCATCACTTACGCAGCCGTTGCCGGAGGGGTTAAATCGGGAATTGAGCGTGCATCCAAGATCATGATGCCAATTCTCTTTTTGATGGTCATTGGCTTGATTGCTCGTATGATTACGTTACCTGGCGCTCTAGAAGGTGTGACTTACCTGTTCAAACCTGACTTCAGCAAGATCTGGGATTTACAAGTATGGGCGGCCGCTTATGGTCAGATTTTCTTCACACTGAGTATTGGCTTTGCCATCATGCTGGCTTATTCAAGTTACTTACCAGAGAAATCCGATATCAGTAACAATGCCTTTATTACGGTATTACTGAACTGTGGCTTCTCAATTCTAGCGGGTATCATGATCTTCTCTGTATTGGGCTACATGGCGAGCGCACAGGGCAAAGGCATCACAGATGTGGTCAGCTCGGGTGTCGGTTTGGCCTTTGTCACTATCCCTGAGGCAATCAATTTATTACCTATTCCCTATATCTTGGGTCCATTGTTCTTCTTCGCGTTAGTCATTGCTGGTCTAAGCTCTCACATTTCCTTGGTGGAAGCGGTAACGTCTTCGATCATCGATAAACTGGGTTGTAGTCGTCGTAAAGCGGCCAACTGTGTCGTCGGTATCGGTTTTGTTATCTCAATGGCCTATGCAACAAACGGTGGCTTACTACTGCTCGACTTAGTCGATCACTTTGCCAACAATATCGGTATTCTTGCGAGCTGTTTAGTAGAGCTTGTGCTGATGGCATGGTTAATGAAAATCTCTCATTCTCGTGATTACGCGAATAAACAATCGGATTTCCATATTGCGGTCTGGTTTGATATCTGTCTTAAATTTATCTCTCCAGCAATGCTTATTATCATCTTAACGGACAAAGTCGACACTCTCGTGACTGATGGATACGGTGGCTACAATCTCACATTAGGTTGGGTAATGATCGGCCTACTGCTTGTCGCCGGTATTATCATTAACCTCAACAGCAAGCAATCTGCACAAGGAGTAAACGCATGA
- a CDS encoding YnhF family membrane protein, translating into MNFNLKMSLVITAISFIVFIGAGLIAIM; encoded by the coding sequence ATGAACTTTAATCTAAAAATGTCTCTCGTTATTACCGCCATTTCCTTTATTGTCTTCATAGGAGCTGGTTTAATAGCGATTATGTAA
- a CDS encoding patatin-like phospholipase family protein gives MGRNSGTICPASESIDNDQLSRFISGKSALVAQGGGQRGIFTAGVFDAFLQAKFDPFDEYFGTSAGALNLCPFICRQEGLGKSFITELTTNPEFFHLFSYIRRKQYMNLDWAFDQIQIDPYRLDISTGREMLRSKNRRAFAAATNTSDLEDHYLPMMGEDWRAVLAATCAIPRLYQGVVPIKGYDYVDGGVSAAIPVQEAWRRDARFITVVRTECVEDTLQTQLENDIESRKVAWFKDSLNSIQLQWQTKLQEWKRDWQSFVQQHKGKARAQGLNVMNGGRWMFGADDIYRLSYLLGDKFDSGLADMLMVHYQTYGLTQEFLTSPPDDTFIIQIAPSEPLKSSSLLSRREDLINDYELGMEAGKRFIAQYQTAVSKWSARTILDHLDINDVDPMNL, from the coding sequence ATGGGGCGTAATAGTGGAACCATTTGTCCCGCTAGTGAAAGTATTGATAACGATCAGTTATCCAGATTTATCAGTGGAAAAAGTGCGTTGGTTGCTCAAGGCGGGGGCCAACGTGGCATCTTTACCGCCGGCGTATTTGATGCATTTTTACAGGCTAAGTTTGATCCCTTTGATGAGTATTTTGGTACGTCAGCGGGTGCATTGAATTTATGTCCATTTATTTGTCGTCAAGAAGGGTTAGGTAAATCCTTTATTACAGAACTGACGACCAATCCCGAGTTTTTTCACCTCTTCAGTTATATCCGACGCAAACAGTATATGAATTTGGATTGGGCGTTTGACCAAATTCAAATCGACCCTTATCGGTTGGATATTTCGACTGGGCGCGAGATGTTACGCAGTAAGAATCGACGGGCGTTTGCTGCGGCTACGAATACTTCAGACCTAGAAGATCATTATTTACCGATGATGGGAGAAGACTGGCGTGCGGTGCTGGCAGCAACGTGTGCTATCCCCAGACTTTATCAAGGCGTGGTACCCATTAAAGGATACGATTACGTTGATGGTGGGGTGTCGGCGGCAATTCCCGTTCAAGAAGCGTGGCGACGTGATGCACGTTTTATTACGGTGGTACGCACCGAGTGTGTTGAAGACACGTTGCAAACACAGTTAGAAAATGACATAGAAAGTCGCAAAGTGGCTTGGTTTAAAGATTCACTCAATAGCATTCAACTCCAGTGGCAAACCAAGTTGCAAGAATGGAAGCGAGACTGGCAGTCGTTTGTGCAGCAACATAAAGGCAAAGCGAGAGCGCAAGGCCTGAATGTGATGAATGGTGGACGTTGGATGTTTGGTGCGGATGATATCTATCGTCTGAGTTATTTGTTAGGAGACAAGTTTGATTCGGGGTTAGCAGATATGTTGATGGTGCACTATCAAACGTATGGGTTAACGCAAGAATTTTTAACGTCGCCTCCAGACGATACGTTTATTATTCAAATCGCGCCCAGCGAGCCACTTAAGTCGAGCTCTTTGCTGAGTCGCCGTGAAGATTTAATTAATGACTATGAGTTGGGGATGGAAGCAGGAAAGCGTTTTATCGCTCAATATCAAACAGCCGTATCTAAGTGGTCAGCTCGTACCATATTGGATCATCTCGACATCAACGATGTCGATCCGATGAATCTGTAA
- the pyk gene encoding pyruvate kinase — protein sequence MTTAQRRTKIVTTLGPSTDKEDILEAIINAGANVVRMNFSHGSADDHKRRAEQVRRIAKKLGRTVAILGDLQGPKIRVSTFEHNRIELNEGDHFILDADMAPGQGNQSAVGIDYKRLPQDVQRDDLLMLDDGRVQLKVLKVEGPKIYTEVIIGGILSNNKGINKKGGGLSADALTEKDKRDIVLAAEIDVDYLAISFPRNGEDMKYARRLAKEAGLNTRMVAKVERAETVSSDENIDDIVMESDVIMVARGDLGVEIGDPELIGVQKKLITRAKNLNRVVITATQMMESMIANPMPTRAEVMDVANAVLDGTDAVMLSGETAAGLYPVETVEAMAAVCIGAEKMIESNNQSYRISGSFATEQEAIAMSTIYAANHLDGVQAMVTFTESGRTALMTSRLNTTFPIFALSRNHAALNRCALYRGVTPFHFDGAEQVGHELAQNALEALKEAGLLEFGDLVIITQGDITNVEGTTNCMRILPVL from the coding sequence ATGACAACGGCACAAAGAAGAACAAAAATTGTGACAACATTAGGCCCATCCACTGACAAAGAGGACATATTAGAAGCCATTATTAACGCTGGAGCCAATGTTGTACGCATGAACTTTTCCCACGGCAGTGCAGATGATCATAAACGCCGTGCAGAGCAAGTACGACGTATTGCGAAAAAGCTCGGCCGAACCGTCGCCATATTAGGTGATCTGCAAGGCCCGAAAATTCGTGTATCGACTTTTGAACACAATCGAATAGAACTGAATGAAGGCGACCACTTTATTCTTGATGCCGATATGGCGCCTGGGCAAGGTAATCAGTCGGCGGTAGGCATCGACTACAAACGCTTACCACAAGATGTACAGCGTGATGATTTATTGATGTTGGATGATGGCCGAGTGCAACTCAAAGTGCTCAAGGTGGAAGGACCTAAAATCTATACAGAAGTCATCATTGGCGGGATACTCTCCAACAATAAAGGCATCAACAAGAAAGGGGGCGGCCTGTCTGCCGATGCACTGACCGAGAAAGATAAACGGGATATCGTGCTAGCCGCTGAAATCGATGTCGATTACCTCGCAATTTCCTTCCCTCGTAATGGTGAAGACATGAAATATGCGCGCCGTTTAGCCAAAGAAGCGGGACTCAACACGCGTATGGTCGCGAAAGTCGAACGTGCAGAGACGGTGTCTAGTGATGAGAATATCGATGACATTGTGATGGAATCGGATGTCATCATGGTGGCTCGTGGGGATTTGGGGGTGGAAATTGGCGATCCTGAGTTGATCGGCGTACAAAAAAAATTAATTACACGTGCGAAGAATTTAAATCGTGTCGTCATCACGGCCACACAAATGATGGAATCAATGATCGCCAACCCAATGCCTACTCGAGCCGAGGTGATGGACGTTGCCAACGCCGTATTAGATGGTACCGATGCAGTCATGCTTTCCGGTGAAACGGCGGCTGGCCTTTACCCTGTTGAGACGGTGGAAGCGATGGCGGCTGTCTGTATTGGCGCTGAAAAAATGATTGAGTCTAACAATCAGAGTTATCGTATATCCGGTTCATTCGCCACCGAACAAGAAGCCATTGCCATGTCGACCATTTACGCCGCCAATCATTTGGATGGCGTTCAAGCGATGGTCACGTTCACAGAATCCGGTCGCACCGCGTTAATGACCTCTCGTCTCAATACGACGTTTCCTATCTTTGCACTCTCACGCAATCACGCCGCGCTCAATCGCTGTGCGTTGTATCGTGGTGTCACACCTTTTCATTTTGACGGGGCAGAACAAGTGGGCCATGAACTGGCACAAAATGCGCTAGAGGCGTTAAAAGAGGCAGGATTACTGGAGTTTGGTGATTTGGTGATCATCACCCAAGGGGACATTACCAATGTCGAAGGCACCACGAACTGCATGCGTATATTACCCGTGTTGTAA
- the mlc gene encoding sugar metabolism global transcriptional regulator Mlc, with amino-acid sequence MYMAQPGHIDHIKQVNAGRVYKLIDQNGPISRIDLSKESALAPASITKITRELIDAHLVHETTVQEAISRGRPAIGLQTLNEGWQFLSVRLGKDYLVLALHELGGDVLVDNKIDIHETDNEDLLARLLYEIKYFFDTYAGLLGRVTSVAVTVPGLVNSAEGIILRIPHTDICDLPIGEAIHNATGLPVFVANDTRAWALAERLFGHAQDVDNSVLVSIHHGVEAGIIVDGHIVQGRKGHIGDLSHIQIDPYGKRCECGNIGCLETVATSQAIQSYVEKRLHQGDTSILSEQDELTIEAVCHAAAQGDDVAVDAIEHLGRYLGAALSIIINIFNPERILIGGVINQAKDVLYPVLMQCIEQQTYPRYQDGLELAESRFYRQATMPGAALIKQALYDGVLLMKVVEG; translated from the coding sequence ATGTACATGGCCCAACCCGGACACATTGACCATATCAAGCAGGTGAATGCTGGCCGTGTGTATAAGTTGATCGATCAAAACGGTCCCATCTCTCGTATCGACTTATCGAAAGAGAGCGCTCTCGCACCCGCGAGTATCACTAAAATTACCCGTGAACTCATTGATGCCCATTTAGTCCATGAAACAACGGTTCAAGAAGCCATTTCTCGAGGTCGACCGGCAATTGGCTTGCAAACCCTGAATGAAGGATGGCAGTTTTTATCGGTTCGCCTTGGTAAAGATTATCTGGTTTTGGCCTTGCATGAGCTCGGTGGCGACGTATTAGTCGATAATAAAATCGATATTCATGAAACCGATAACGAGGATCTACTGGCTCGCCTGCTGTATGAAATTAAGTATTTTTTTGATACGTATGCTGGACTGCTTGGCCGGGTGACCAGTGTAGCGGTTACCGTACCAGGATTGGTCAATTCTGCTGAGGGCATCATCCTCAGAATTCCGCATACGGATATTTGTGATTTGCCAATCGGCGAAGCGATTCATAATGCCACTGGATTGCCCGTTTTTGTTGCCAATGATACACGGGCTTGGGCGCTAGCGGAGCGTTTATTCGGTCACGCTCAAGATGTTGATAACTCGGTGTTGGTGTCGATCCATCATGGGGTGGAAGCGGGCATCATTGTCGATGGACACATTGTACAAGGACGCAAGGGGCATATTGGTGATTTGAGTCATATTCAGATAGACCCATATGGAAAACGTTGTGAGTGTGGTAATATCGGCTGCTTAGAAACGGTAGCAACGTCTCAAGCCATTCAAAGTTATGTAGAAAAGCGTTTACATCAAGGCGATACGTCGATTCTTTCCGAACAAGATGAACTCACGATAGAAGCTGTCTGCCATGCCGCTGCACAAGGTGATGACGTAGCGGTTGATGCCATTGAACACTTAGGCCGCTATCTTGGCGCCGCTCTTTCCATCATTATTAATATTTTTAATCCTGAACGGATTTTGATTGGTGGTGTGATCAATCAGGCAAAAGATGTCCTCTATCCTGTATTAATGCAATGCATAGAGCAACAAACCTATCCTCGATACCAAGACGGTTTAGAGCTTGCCGAGTCCCGTTTCTATAGACAAGCCACTATGCCAGGCGCCGCTTTGATTAAACAAGCGCTTTATGATGGCGTTTTATTAATGAAAGTTGTGGAAGGTTGA
- a CDS encoding chemotaxis protein CheV encodes MSGVLNTVDARTNLVGENRLELLLFSLHSSQYFAINVFKVKEVIKVPVLTKLPGSHMHITGVASLRGESVPVIDLRSAIGFPPCRQENVEQNLIITEYNRSVQGFLVGQVRHIINTTWSDIQPPPKTTGRSTYLTAITHLKEKDRSHIVEIIDVEKVLAEIIDYDVSISEDVLDRELLDYMSGRRVLIVDDSSTARNQVKGTLSQLGLEIIECRDGLEALTLLQSWCDAGKNIDDELLMLITDAEMPEMDGYRLTREIRQDKRMKDLHITLNTSLSGSFNEAMVQKVGCNRFISKFQPDLLVEVAQERLREVL; translated from the coding sequence ATGTCAGGCGTTTTAAACACGGTCGATGCGCGCACCAATTTAGTTGGTGAAAACCGCTTAGAGCTCTTGTTGTTTAGTTTACACAGTAGCCAATACTTTGCGATTAACGTTTTTAAAGTAAAAGAAGTGATCAAAGTACCGGTGTTAACTAAGTTACCAGGCTCGCATATGCACATTACAGGCGTTGCTTCTCTGCGAGGAGAATCAGTCCCTGTTATTGATCTGCGAAGTGCGATTGGATTTCCCCCCTGTCGACAAGAGAATGTTGAGCAAAATCTGATCATTACTGAGTATAATCGTTCTGTGCAAGGTTTCTTGGTGGGGCAAGTTCGTCATATTATTAATACGACGTGGAGTGACATCCAACCACCGCCAAAAACGACGGGGCGTTCAACATATTTAACCGCTATTACTCATCTTAAAGAAAAAGATCGCTCCCATATCGTTGAGATTATCGACGTCGAAAAAGTGTTAGCTGAGATCATCGATTACGACGTCTCCATTTCAGAAGATGTATTAGACCGAGAGTTGCTCGATTACATGAGCGGTCGTCGGGTTTTAATTGTTGATGACTCCTCTACGGCGCGTAATCAAGTAAAAGGAACCCTGTCTCAGCTTGGCCTGGAAATTATCGAGTGTCGAGATGGGTTAGAAGCGTTAACCTTGTTACAATCATGGTGTGATGCGGGTAAGAATATCGATGATGAATTGTTAATGTTGATTACCGATGCGGAAATGCCGGAAATGGATGGTTATCGTCTGACTCGTGAAATTCGTCAAGACAAGCGTATGAAAGATTTGCATATTACGCTGAATACGTCTTTGAGCGGCAGCTTCAATGAAGCGATGGTTCAAAAAGTCGGATGTAATCGCTTCATTTCTAAATTCCAGCCTGATTTATTAGTGGAAGTCGCTCAAGAGCGTTTACGAGAAGTGTTATAA
- a CDS encoding IS30 family transposase: MNYQQLTEGRRYQISALLERGISVPEIAKTVQCHRSTVYRELKRGRKGEHYCPNEAQMSSTKKRKTARKYRIPKERVDFIRLLLETDWSPEQISNVLTKIGASVSHEWIYRFVAQDKRLGGKLYRHLRQGHKRYRRGKQEKAPAIKNTVSIDDRPSIVDSKERFGDWEIDTVLGKHGTGAMVTILERKTRFYVVKKVPSKSADDVTKATIELLKPYKKHVHTITADNGREFAGHETIAKELKADVYFAHPYSSWERGANENANGLLRQYVKKGTDLTTVTDIDIEFALSRINYRPRKCLGFKQAAIIFEEMALAS, from the coding sequence ATGAATTATCAACAGTTGACCGAAGGCAGAAGATACCAGATTTCTGCTCTTTTGGAACGGGGAATTTCGGTTCCTGAAATAGCTAAAACAGTTCAGTGCCACCGCTCGACGGTATACCGTGAGCTTAAACGCGGTCGGAAGGGAGAGCATTATTGCCCTAACGAAGCCCAGATGTCGTCTACCAAAAAGCGCAAAACAGCACGTAAATACCGAATACCAAAGGAACGTGTCGATTTTATCCGCCTTCTTTTAGAAACAGATTGGAGTCCAGAGCAGATTTCTAATGTATTAACGAAAATTGGTGCATCTGTCAGTCATGAGTGGATCTATCGCTTTGTTGCTCAAGATAAACGCTTGGGCGGTAAGTTATATCGTCACTTGAGACAAGGTCATAAGCGGTATCGCCGAGGTAAACAAGAGAAAGCTCCAGCGATAAAAAATACCGTTTCGATTGATGATAGACCAAGCATCGTTGACAGTAAGGAGCGGTTTGGTGACTGGGAAATCGACACTGTGCTAGGTAAGCATGGTACAGGTGCAATGGTGACTATTTTAGAGCGTAAGACTCGATTTTACGTGGTAAAGAAAGTGCCATCTAAGTCAGCGGATGATGTCACCAAAGCGACAATAGAGCTACTGAAGCCCTATAAGAAACATGTCCATACCATTACGGCAGATAACGGGCGAGAGTTTGCAGGTCATGAAACCATCGCAAAAGAATTAAAGGCTGATGTGTACTTTGCTCATCCGTACAGTTCTTGGGAGCGTGGTGCTAATGAGAATGCGAACGGTCTTTTAAGGCAATATGTGAAGAAAGGAACCGATCTAACGACAGTGACGGACATCGATATAGAGTTCGCTTTATCGCGGATAAATTACCGTCCGAGAAAGTGTTTAGGCTTCAAGCAGGCAGCCATTATATTTGAGGAGATGGCTTTAGCTTCTTGA
- a CDS encoding GNAT family N-acetyltransferase yields MNSGSEVTSFIDQSIEEMQAGNEFVSVIVDAFSEEFLGICTCSAKGNPDTPELGIWIKKSAHGKKLGLENISTLVEWARANLCYQFLIYPVDRANIASRKIPEALGGQIIMRKPLDTQCGIPLDGVVYHIV; encoded by the coding sequence TTGAATTCGGGATCTGAGGTCACTTCATTTATTGACCAATCCATTGAAGAAATGCAAGCGGGAAACGAATTTGTATCCGTTATCGTCGATGCTTTTAGTGAAGAGTTTCTCGGTATTTGTACCTGCTCTGCCAAGGGGAATCCTGATACGCCAGAATTGGGTATTTGGATAAAGAAATCCGCCCATGGAAAAAAACTCGGATTAGAAAATATCAGCACATTAGTGGAATGGGCAAGAGCAAACTTGTGTTATCAATTTCTCATTTATCCAGTAGATCGTGCCAATATTGCTAGCCGAAAAATTCCAGAAGCATTAGGTGGCCAAATTATTATGCGCAAGCCTCTTGATACCCAATGTGGCATTCCATTGGATGGTGTGGTGTATCATATTGTTTAG
- a CDS encoding YqaE/Pmp3 family membrane protein, which translates to MDLIRILCSVLLPPLGVFLQVGIGGAFWLNILLTLLGYIPGIIHAVWVIARR; encoded by the coding sequence ATGGATTTAATTCGAATTTTATGTTCTGTGCTATTGCCACCATTAGGTGTTTTTCTACAAGTTGGTATTGGGGGCGCTTTCTGGCTCAATATATTACTTACGCTATTAGGGTATATCCCTGGGATCATTCACGCGGTTTGGGTTATTGCTCGACGATAA